Part of the Terrisporobacter glycolicus ATCC 14880 = DSM 1288 genome is shown below.
TTATGCAACTTATGACGACGAGTATATTTATATAACAATGCCTTATTATGAAAAAGGATCTTTAAATCATATATTGGATTCCAGAAGTTTAACAGTAAGGGAAATTATAAAATACTCTTTAGATTTTCTTTCAGCTCTTTATTATGTACACGATAATAATATAATTCATTGTGATATAAAACCCAATAATATACTCATAGATGATAATAATCAAGCTATACTTGGTGATTTTGGTTCTGCCATAAAACTTGATATTCATGGATGTGGCAAGTTAAAAAATGTTTATTATAAGCATATAGCTCCAGAGCAGTGTTTTACATCAACTGTAGATGGCAGTATTGATGTTTATCAAGTTGGAACTACTTTATATAGGATGTGTAATGGAAATGAGGAATATAATAATCAACTTAAGAGATATAAAAATTTAAATGATTTAAAAATAGCTATATCAAAAGGTAAGTTTCCTGTAAGAAAAAAGTATTTACCACATATACCTAAATCTTTAATTGAAGTTATAGAAAAATGTTTACAAGTAAAAAGAGAAGACAGATATGAAGATGTATTAGGTATCTTAAATGATTTATCAAAAATTAAAGAAAATCTGGATTGGAGATATGATAAAAGGAGCAAGGATTACTTTACATGGATAAAAGATGATAACTATATTATATTAAAGCGAGAGGATAAAATATGGTCCATAGAATCGAATGTTATAAAAGCTGCTAAAAGTAATATGGAAGTAGAAAGTAAGGCTCAAGGATATAGAATAATAAGAAAAATTATAAAAGAAAATTAAAAAACCCTACTTTAATCCGTTCAAGTAGGGTTTTCTATTAAAATATATTATAAAAAGGGGTTTATTAGGGAATATATTTTGTTTGGGGAGTAATCAGTTATTGGGGAAATAACTGTATATTCATAATAACAAAATTCGACAAAATATGCAAGCATTTAAAAAAAATAATCTTTTTTATGAGAATTAATAATATGTTTTAGTTAAGAAATAGATGTTTAGAAATATATTTCTAAATATTGGTTAAAATACTTTTAATAAGGAGGAGTATCATGAAAAAACAACTAATAATTTACATATTTATACTAATAGTAGTATATACCTTTAATAATGTATCTTACTCTATTAATAAAAATAATCAATTTCAAAATTCATTATATGTAAATAATATTAATGATAAAGATATTAAAATAGAAATTACAAATGTGGAAACAATAAATAGTGCAATTAGTTTAGACGAAGTTTATGAATCTTATTCTATTATTACTATGAATATAAGTAATACTGGACTAGATATTGTAGAATTATCTAATATAAATTATTCTGTTTATCAAGATAATAAAAAATTACAAACATTTATACAAAGCCAAAATAAATATTTGGGGTTCGTAGGTACATTAGATAGTGGAGAACAAAAAAAAGTAAAAATAGGAGTAGTATTAGAGGAAAAAAATATGCCTCTTAAGCTGGTTTTAGAAAATCTAAGTGATAGTAACAAAGAAAAAATTATAAAAGTAATAAATATTTAATATATTAATAGTAAAAAGAATGAATAATATTTTAAATATTTATTTTTTTCAACATATTAATCATTTATACCTTACATTTGACACAGTGTAATATTACAATTTTGTACTTTGATTTATTTTAATTTACAATGTATAATTAATTTAACGAGTAAG
Proteins encoded:
- a CDS encoding serine/threonine-protein kinase; protein product: MEISPKLNLKILQKINSEGVNSALYIVEDRQLNCEMILKQIDKKKLKEYDKYFEESKKISSLNHPNIIKINYATYDDEYIYITMPYYEKGSLNHILDSRSLTVREIIKYSLDFLSALYYVHDNNIIHCDIKPNNILIDDNNQAILGDFGSAIKLDIHGCGKLKNVYYKHIAPEQCFTSTVDGSIDVYQVGTTLYRMCNGNEEYNNQLKRYKNLNDLKIAISKGKFPVRKKYLPHIPKSLIEVIEKCLQVKREDRYEDVLGILNDLSKIKENLDWRYDKRSKDYFTWIKDDNYIILKREDKIWSIESNVIKAAKSNMEVESKAQGYRIIRKIIKEN